The genomic region CGATGATAATCTCGATATCGCGCGATGGGTCAATGCCGCAGGCGGCCAGCCAATAGCGAAGCTCGTAGTTATGCCCTGAGTGTGGATGGACGACCGCGAACCGCAACGGCGTCTTGTTTTGGGCCGTGCGCGTGCGAACGACTTCCTTTAGAGCCTTGCCGTTCGTCGCAGGATCGAAGTCAGCCTTTGCGCCGTTAGCTGCCATCGCGTCCCACAGGGCATTCGACACGGTAACCGCGTTGCCGCCCAGACCGAGCGCCATCGGAACGATGGTTGGAACCGCCAGCGGTGTCAGGCCAAGATTGCAGGCAATTGGCATCGGCGCCAACATGTGGGCGACCTGGAAATGCCCTACCGCCAGCCGATCGCGAATATTGGCCCACGACATCTCGCGCACGAGCGTCAGGTCGATCTCCTCGGCCTCGGCAAAACCCACTTCCTTTGCGGTTAGGAGAACCGCGCTGTCGAGGAGCGGCATGAACCCGGCAGTGATCTGATAAAGGCTCGCCATCGTCACTCCTCCTCGTCGGGTGGGGCGAGAAGCCCGGCTGCCGTTATCAAACTTTCGGCGATTTCGGAGAGCTTTCTATTTTGGTTCATCGCGGTCTTGCGCAGCAAGGCGTAAGCCTGGGGCTCGGAGAGACCGCGCGTCGTCATGAGAATACCCTTCGCCCGGTCGATGAGCTTGCGGTTTTCAAGCTCCGAACGCGCCTCTTCAAGTTCCCGGGTCATGCGCGAGAAGGCGTTAAAGCGACTGATCGCCATTTCGAGGATCGGCTTAACGCGCTCCTGCTTCAGTCCGTCAACGACGTACGCCGATACCCCCGCTTCGACCGCCGCCTCGATCGAGGCACTGTCCGAACGGTCGACAAACATCGCGATGGGGCGCTTCACGGCACGAGAAAGCTGGAACATGTTCTCGAGCATATCGCGGTTGGGATTTTCGAGATCGATGACGATGACGTCCGGCTCGATCTCGGAAATACGGCGCGCAATTCCCGTGACGTCGTGAACGACGGTGAGGTGATCATAGCCAGCTTCCCGCAGGCCCGCTTCGATGACCGAGGCGCGCAGACGGTTTTCATCTATGACCAAGATGGAAAGTCGTTTCGGCCCTGCGTGCATGCCCGTGTCCACCAAGAAGACTGTCTCGGGTACACGATTTCCGCGCGCGGTCAACTGCCTGCAAATTCTCAGGGCCGGAACTAGGGTCGCGACAAGGTCGGACGACGGACCGTTAATTGCACAGAAATTCGCGTCGGGCCGGTCTGCTCAAACGGCGCTGTTCCGATACCGTCGCGGCGATACGCCCGTCCACCGGCGGACGGCGCGGACGAAAGAGGGCTGCCCGGAATATCCTAGATCCGCGGCAACGTGGGTGATCGATTTCGAAGAACCGCTCAAAGCAACGAGCGCGCGCGCCCTTCGCGCTTCATCCAGAAGATCCGAAAAGCTCGTGCCTTCGGCCGCAAGTCGCCGCTGCGATGTTCGCACGCTGAAGCCACTCGCTTCGGCAAACCGCTCAACGGTCGGTTCGCCATCATCGAGCATGAAATCGATGAATGCCCGCGCCGTACACGCGAAACTGTTTGCGCTGTAGAGCGGATCCCAATGATCTTTAGGCCAATCGCCTCCAAACTTCCGGATGGAACTGGGGAACGGCCGATCCAGAACGTCGTCAGATATAAAGACTGTGAGCGCATTCGTGTCGCTCGGCGTCGGGTGTGGTCCGAGGCACCCGTTGAGATGCGACAAGCCGAATTCCGGATGCGGCGTGATCTCGATTTTGCTGAGCGGCTCGCCTGCGTAACCCGTCATTTTACAAAGTGAACGGATCAGTGCGGCCAGGTATTGTTGTACAGTGTGCCGCGTGACATCGTCCACATCGAGAGTGAGTTCCTCACGAATGAACGCTCCTTCGGCGGCAGACGTGATCGTTAGAAATTCGTGTGTACAATGACGGGGCATCGCTTCACAGACAAGAGTGAGTGCCTCGCGCGGCGTCCTGCCGCCAAGCATGAGCTGACCCAGCTCTCCGAGATCGAGAATGCTCGTGTCTGTCACGACGCGCGTCGCGATGTCGGGTCCTTCCTGTAGGGACAGCATCCGCATTACTGAAAGAGCTTTGATCAGGGAAATCGGGCGGGAGGTTGCGTCCCAAGGCGGGGCTGATAGCCCTCCGCACGCGAGCACGTCGTCGAGCGACCGTCCGTTTTTTTGAACCCATCGAACGAACGGCGCGATATCGGACGCGCGCACCAGCGGGAAGCTTGAGATCATGCGAGCAGCGATTCAAACAAGCGGACCTTAGCTATTTTACACCGTCTGGCGCATAAAGCGAATTATTACTCCGCTCGCACCGTACTCTCTCTGGAAAAATGTGAAATGGAGAGACAGCGTGACAATAAAAAATCAATTTAAAATTGCGTCGGCGACTCTCATGAGTGCCGCTTTTTTTTCATGCGCCGCTCACGCCTTGACGGTGGATGAGTCCAAAGCGATTGCGATGGATGCGTATATTTATGGATATTCGCTAATTACGACGGAAGTTACGCGCGTTCAAATGACGAACGTTGACAAGCCCGACGGCACGCGGGGGCCGATGGGCAAGTTCGTTAACATTCCGCGTTATCCGCCCGCGGACTATCGCGGCGTATCAGCGCCGAATGCCGATACGCTTTATTCTCTCGCCTGGATAGATTTGGAAAAAGGTCCGACCGTTTTCTCTCATCCGGATATGGGGAAGCGATACTATCTGTTTCCCATGTATAGTCTTTGGATGCCTGTGATCCATTCACCCGGCACCCGCACGACGGGCGGCGCAGCAGAGAAATTCCTGCTGACCGGCCCGGGATGGAAAGGCGAGGTGCCGTCCGGCATGACGGAGATCAAATCTCCCACGCGTTACATGCTGATTCTCGGACGGACGTATGCAGACGGAAGCGAGGCCGACTACAAAGCCGTGAATGCTCTGCAGGCTGAGTACGACCTGCGGCCGCTCTCGGCGGTCGGCGCTGATTACACGTATGTGGCCCCGCCGGTGGATCCCAATCCGGGCTTCTCCATGACCGACAAACCACAGGACGTCATTCTTGGCCTTGGAACCGAAGGCTACT from Hyphomicrobium sp. MC1 harbors:
- a CDS encoding ANTAR domain-containing response regulator; protein product: MHAGPKRLSILVIDENRLRASVIEAGLREAGYDHLTVVHDVTGIARRISEIEPDVIVIDLENPNRDMLENMFQLSRAVKRPIAMFVDRSDSASIEAAVEAGVSAYVVDGLKQERVKPILEMAISRFNAFSRMTRELEEARSELENRKLIDRAKGILMTTRGLSEPQAYALLRKTAMNQNRKLSEIAESLITAAGLLAPPDEEE
- a CDS encoding helix-turn-helix transcriptional regulator produces the protein MISSFPLVRASDIAPFVRWVQKNGRSLDDVLACGGLSAPPWDATSRPISLIKALSVMRMLSLQEGPDIATRVVTDTSILDLGELGQLMLGGRTPREALTLVCEAMPRHCTHEFLTITSAAEGAFIREELTLDVDDVTRHTVQQYLAALIRSLCKMTGYAGEPLSKIEITPHPEFGLSHLNGCLGPHPTPSDTNALTVFISDDVLDRPFPSSIRKFGGDWPKDHWDPLYSANSFACTARAFIDFMLDDGEPTVERFAEASGFSVRTSQRRLAAEGTSFSDLLDEARRARALVALSGSSKSITHVAADLGYSGQPSFVRAVRRWTGVSPRRYRNSAV